TCATCGTGGTCACCATCAGTTCCTCGCCAAGGCGCTCACCCACGTCAGCGCAGGAAGGATCGACCCGACCCAGCCTGTGAGCGAAGACATCCAGACCGTCCTGCAGCGCACTCTGGCCGAGATCCTCGGCCTCGCGCAGGGATACTGCCGCGGTCGCGGTGGATCGATGCACCTCCAGTGGTTCGAAGCCGGAGCTCTCGGCACCAATGCGATCGTCGGCGGCGGCGCGCCGATGGCCACCGGCAACGCCTGGGCACAGAAGCACTCAGGAACGACAGATCTGTCGATCAACTACTTCGGCGACGGTGCCGCGCAGATCGGATCCGTCCTGGAATCCATGAATCTCGCCGCAGCGTGGAAGCTGCCGGTCTGCTTCTTCGTCGAAAACAACCTCTATGCGGTATCGACGCGTGCCGACGAGATCACCGCCGATCCCCGATTCTCGGTTCGCGGCCAGGGCTTCGGTATCCCGTCCTGGCGCGTGGACGGCATGGACCCGCTTGCGGTGCACCTGGCCACCCTTGAGGCATCCGAGCGGATGCGTTCGGGCGAAGGTCCGACCATTATCGAGGCCGAGGTGTATCGGTTCTTCCACCAGAACGGCGCCTACCCGGGTAGCGCGTTCGGGTACCGCACGAAGGAGGAAGAGGCGCACTGGGTCGCCCGCGACCCCCTGGATCTCGTGGCGCGGCACATGATCCGCCGTGGACTCATCGACGTCGCAGGCGTCGCCGCCCTCCGCGAGCGCGTGCAGCGCGCGATGACCGAGGCCTCGGCGCAGCTCCTCGAATCCGACCCGGACCGTCCAGGCAAGCGCCGTATCCGTCCGGAATTGTGGCCGGAGACGGGCTTCGTCAACGTGGGCGTCCGCGGCGACGGCAGCGAGTTGCACGGCCTCCCCGCACTTGACGAGGCCGCTCCGCTCCGACCGGTGAAGTTCATCGACGCGGTGGCTCAGGTGATGGACCGCCGTATGGAGACGGACCCGCGCATCGTCGTGATGGGCGAAGACGTGCACCGCCTCAACGGTGGGACGAACGGAGCCACGAAGGGCCTGTCGAAGAAGTACGGCGACGAACGCGTCCTCGGCACACCGATCAGTGAGAACGCGTTCGTCGGGCTTGCTGGCGGTCTCGCACTGGACGGTCGCTTTCGTCCGGTCGTCGAGTTCATGTACCCCGACTTCATGTGGGTGGCCGCAGACCAGGTCTTCAACCAGATCGGCAAGGCCCGGCACATGTTCGGCGGCGACAACGACGTGCCGCTCGTGCTGCGCACCAAGGTCGCGATGGGTTCCGGCTACGGCTCGCAGCATCTGATGGACCCCGCGGGAATCTTTGCGACCAGCCCCGGATGGCGCATCGTCGCCCCCTCCAATGCGAGGGACTACGTCGGTCTGATGAACTCGGCACTCGCACTACAGGACCCCGTGCTCGTGATCGAGCACGTCGACCTCTACAGCACCGCCGACGAGATCCCCGAGGGCGATCTCGACTACATCATCGAACCCGGCTCGGCGGCGGTCCTTCGCGAAGGTTCTGATGTCACAGTCCTCACATACCTGTCCATGGTCGCCCACTCCAAGGAGGCGATCGAGCAGACCGGGATCGATGCCGAACTCATCGACCTGCGCTGGCTCGACCGCGCATCCATCGATTGGGACACGATCGGCGAGAGCATCCGCAAGACGAATGCCGTGCTGATCGTCGAACAGGGCTCGCAGGGAACGTCTTACGGCGCGTGGCTGGCGGACGAGATCCAGCGGCGATTCTTCGACTGGCTCGACCAGCCCGTCGCCCGCGTCACCGGCGAAGAAGCATCCCCCAGCATTTCTCGCGTATTGGAGCGGGCTGCCATCGCCCGCACGGAAGAAGTGGTCGCGGGGCTCGAAGCTGTCCGCGCCGGATTCGGATCCTGATCATGGTGGAAATCATCCGTATGCCCGCGATCCTCGCCGGCGCAGAGGAAGCAGCCGTCCAGTCGTGGCTCGTCGCGCCGGGCGACACCATCGCACAGAATCAGCCGATCGCCGAGATCGAGACCGACAAGGCGAGCGTGGAGATGCTCTCGGAGGTCGCCGGAGTGGTCGGACGCCTCCTGGTGCCCCAGGGCGACAGCGTCGCAGTGGGCGATCCGATCTTCGTGATGCTCGCC
This genomic interval from Microbacterium sp. LWH11-1.2 contains the following:
- a CDS encoding thiamine pyrophosphate-dependent enzyme; this encodes MPKKKRLQTGADWFQLTTTDADWNAADPALLGTMLSQLHLIRAFEETVLEIAGEGLVHGPAHSSIGQEGGAVGSIVGLRSTDGVNGSHRGHHQFLAKALTHVSAGRIDPTQPVSEDIQTVLQRTLAEILGLAQGYCRGRGGSMHLQWFEAGALGTNAIVGGGAPMATGNAWAQKHSGTTDLSINYFGDGAAQIGSVLESMNLAAAWKLPVCFFVENNLYAVSTRADEITADPRFSVRGQGFGIPSWRVDGMDPLAVHLATLEASERMRSGEGPTIIEAEVYRFFHQNGAYPGSAFGYRTKEEEAHWVARDPLDLVARHMIRRGLIDVAGVAALRERVQRAMTEASAQLLESDPDRPGKRRIRPELWPETGFVNVGVRGDGSELHGLPALDEAAPLRPVKFIDAVAQVMDRRMETDPRIVVMGEDVHRLNGGTNGATKGLSKKYGDERVLGTPISENAFVGLAGGLALDGRFRPVVEFMYPDFMWVAADQVFNQIGKARHMFGGDNDVPLVLRTKVAMGSGYGSQHLMDPAGIFATSPGWRIVAPSNARDYVGLMNSALALQDPVLVIEHVDLYSTADEIPEGDLDYIIEPGSAAVLREGSDVTVLTYLSMVAHSKEAIEQTGIDAELIDLRWLDRASIDWDTIGESIRKTNAVLIVEQGSQGTSYGAWLADEIQRRFFDWLDQPVARVTGEEASPSISRVLERAAIARTEEVVAGLEAVRAGFGS